A part of Cervus elaphus chromosome 11, mCerEla1.1, whole genome shotgun sequence genomic DNA contains:
- the POLE4 gene encoding DNA polymerase epsilon subunit 4 — protein sequence MAAVAPGSGASREEEGTGGDAATPQPPAPTSAPGARLSRLPLARVKALVKADPDVTLAGQEAIFILARAAELFVETIAKDAYCCAQQGKRKTLQRRDLDNAIEAVDEFAFLEGTLD from the exons ATGGCGGCGGTGGCGCCTGGAAGCGGGGCTTCCCGGGAGGAGGAGGGTACCGGTGGGGACGCAGCCACTCCGCAGCCCCCAGCCCCGACGAGTGCGCCCGGAGCTCGTCTCTCGAGGCTGCCTCTGGCTCGAGTGAAGGCCTTGGTGAAGGCGGACCCCGACGTGACTCTCGCGGGACAGGAAGCCATCTTCATTCTGGCACGCGCCGCG GAACTGTTTGTGGAAACCATTGCAAAAGATGCCTACTGTTGTGCTCAACAAGGGAAGCGGAAAACTCTTCAGAGGAGAGATTTGG ATAATGCAATAGAAGCTGTGGATGAATTTGCTTTTCTGGAAG